The Nitrospirota bacterium genome includes a region encoding these proteins:
- a CDS encoding 4Fe-4S binding protein: MKGKIIIDKELCKGCSYCVDVCPSDVIVIEETFNTKGFFPASVENEENCTGCCMCAQMCPEIAIEVYREENI; this comes from the coding sequence ATGAAAGGTAAAATTATAATAGATAAAGAACTCTGTAAAGGGTGTAGCTATTGCGTAGATGTATGCCCTTCAGATGTTATAGTTATAGAGGAGACTTTCAATACGAAAGGTTTTTTTCCTGCTTCTGTTGAAAATGAAGAAAATTGCACAGGGTGTTGCATGTGTGCTCAGATGTGTCCAGAGATAGCAATAGAAGTATATAGGGAAGAGAATATATAG